The Kiloniellales bacterium genome contains a region encoding:
- a CDS encoding CBS domain-containing protein, which yields MKVEAVLAAKGHEVATTDPWATLGTVAKKLRLEGIGALVVMEDQQVIGIVSERDVVNCFAQHGGEAGEIKVAEVMTRNVISCKPEHKLTHVLGLMTRHRVRHLPVFEDNRLVGLVSIGDAVKHRLDELELEAAVLRDAYMAGH from the coding sequence ATGAAAGTTGAAGCCGTATTGGCCGCCAAGGGCCACGAAGTCGCCACCACGGACCCCTGGGCAACGCTCGGCACCGTCGCGAAGAAGCTTCGGCTGGAGGGCATCGGCGCGCTGGTCGTGATGGAGGACCAGCAGGTCATCGGCATCGTCTCGGAGCGCGACGTCGTCAACTGCTTCGCCCAGCACGGCGGCGAGGCGGGCGAGATCAAGGTCGCCGAGGTGATGACCCGCAACGTCATCTCCTGCAAGCCCGAGCACAAGCTGACCCACGTCCTGGGCCTAATGACCCGGCACCGAGTCCGTCACCTGCCGGTCTTCGAGGACAACCGGCTGGTCGGCCTGGTCAGCATCGGCGATGCCGTGAAGCACCGGCTGGACGAGCTGGAGCTTGAAGCCGCCGTGCTGCGCGACGCCTACATGGCGGGGCACTGA